The Musa acuminata AAA Group cultivar baxijiao chromosome BXJ2-2, Cavendish_Baxijiao_AAA, whole genome shotgun sequence genome contains the following window.
acatagtatACTAATACATCATTtgctattggtgcatcaatgtgatgATGGTTATAGTCTAATCGTCATAAACCACACATGTCTAAGGTAGGTCCTAAAAAATTACAATTGTGGCATATATTGGTGTGGAACATAGAGAATGTTGGAACTTTTATTTTCACCATTGATCTGCTATTCCATATcataaaatcaatcatcatactaTTGCTtagagaagaatgaccaactattaCTGTACTGCTGCTCGGAGAAGAATAACTATCACATCAAGCTTCATGATCTAAATCTTAGGTGGTATATGTAAAATACTACTCCTTAATCCATACACCACTCTCAAATTATGTAGACGGGATCAACAACTCTTCGACGTCGTCACCATCATCGGTCGAGGCACTGTTGTCCATGTCACTCCCATGTCTCCAGATCAAGCAAGTTACTTAATATAATTGAGAAGTTGTCTACATATATTTGATTAGAGGGCTCTTCCTCtaacttaggtgttaatcttTCCTAATTAACCTTCCAAGCTTGATCTAATCTATAAATCATAACTTTATGAAGTTTTAAAAGAGTgcaaatgtgagaatgagagaaagaagaaaatgatAAAGAGACCGAAAGAGtaaagagtttgagagagtgaaaGGGGATGAAAAAAGGGGAGGAAAAGGTTTAAAAACTTTTTCAAATGGATGATCGTTGAAAGGGTTAGATCTGAACCATCTATCGATCACATTTCGATTGTTATCGAACAATACAAGCTCGTATTAAGCGAGACAAAACCTTTCATTTCGATGGTCTATGTACAGTCTCCTATTGGACCAGTATGCATCACCCGTGTTGGGTGATATACTATGGTACGACAAACCCTGAGACTAGGTACATAGACTATTTTGGATGCTTGTTCATTTTTCCAAGGGTTAGGTGATTAATTACTCTCAAATTCATGCATGAATACATAATAATGTGTTAGTGTATTGATTCTCAGCGGCTTTTCTCCAGAACATGCAGAAATcagaaattataaaaagaaagttATTCCATTTAGAGATTATGCtgtcacctaattcttctataggAAAACCAGAAACCAAGGAATAAATATTTGGAGATGATTAAAGGACTGTCTTGACTATTGTGCCTAATTCAAATAGATAGCTTTTATGtgtaaattaaaaaatgaagGGAAAACACAGATAAATGAGTGTGTTTGTTTGTAGAtgtcacctaattcttctataagaaaaccaGAAACCAAGGAATTAATATTAGGAGATGAATAAAGGATTGTCTTGACTATTGTGCCAAATTCAAATAGATAGTTTTTATGTCATGAAAATTAAGAAATGAAGGGACAAAACAGATAAATGAGTGTGTTTGTTTGTAGATGTTCCAATGCAAGTGAATTTCGAAATCAGCATAAAAAAAGTGAAATATCATGTTCATCTAATAGACAAAAATCATTAAGATTTTACAATTTTCTAAAATGTTAAATATTGGATCTTTGCAAGAAACATTTTCAAAACTGACAGTATAGCAGATGGTGGATTAAGAGAAATAAACTACCATTGCATTGTAAGAGTACAGTTTCTTTGTGTACTTTTGCAAAACTTTAATGTTAATATTATAAAATGGTCAGCTGTTAGATTGATCAATATATAAATAGATTCTGTACCTTTTTTATCTCCTAAAACTGGAAGAGTTCTTCATCCGTACAGAAATTTACTTTTAAAACCATATCTGCATACTAAAGACCATCCAATATTAAAAACGCCTCTAAATAAACAAAAGGAGTTGTTTTCTATCTAATATTTCATGACTGAGTATCATGGAAGTAATTTGCATTTTTCATTTTTGCAAATcatgataaatataaaaatcatgtaCAATCTAAAATTTTCATACAGTGCATAATAAATAATGTTTTGGTACAAATGTTATCTGTAGAGAATGTCAAGTCTTGCACATCTTTTTCCTGATTTAGAAgatattatcttaataatttgcatATGTTTTGCTCCCTCTTGATCCAGCTGATTTTTGGGCTATTCCCATCTTGAAGCAAAACAGTTTCTAAATAAAGTACAGCAGTGAATTATTTTCCAATTTAACGTAACTGATGACATGAAAAGGATAAGCAGCAAAATTGCTACAAAAAAAATAGATGCTATAAGTTATTGAGGACACCAATTGTTTACAAAATCAATAAATAGTTAGCACAAGTAATGGCATATAAAAGTAggcacaatttcaaattaaagtgCTTTGACCTAGTCATATTacaaagagataaaaaaaaactCTCAGATACAGATTGTAATAACAAATCTCTGTTGTGTTAGTGGCCCATATGCTTATAAATTTGTAGCACATACGGACAGCAGATTAAAGTAATGACTGTAAAAAAATCTTAGTATTAAAAACAGCACAAAGAAGTCTGTCACTATTCTTAGTCAGGATTTCCATCTTATGTAAATTGCTTAAAGAATAACACTTTTATTAAGTTCTCCAAGCTAAACTCTAGTTTCTTTAAATCTCAGAAGTCTGCTGCCTATTGCACCAAAGCCAACAAGCCATCAGCTGAGTTCTTTTGCAGTCCCCTGGACTCTTTAAAAGCCAGTCAATGGTGGCTTCTAAGAATTGCCTTGTAATGGGGTGCAAGGCTTGTGAGAAGCCAAAGGTTAGTTATAAGAAAGGGCTGTGGTCACCAGATGAGGACCAGAGGCTGAGGGACTTTATCCTTAAGCATGGCCATGGTTGCTGGAGTTCAGTTCCTGCCAGAGCTGGTAAGTCATTGCCACTTGCTGTTAAGATTACTCTGCACCTGCCTACTTCTATCCAAAGAACATGGGCATCCTCTGCTTGAAGAACACTTATATTAGTCACATTGTGTAATTAACTAGCCAATTTGCTTAAGGATGTTCTGGTGATCATTATAGGGCAGAAGAACTGGTTGTTTCTTCACCTGTCTCATTTCCATCCATGTATTGTACTTGATAAACGCACTATATTCTTACTGTGTGTTTGCATCTAGTAATAACACAGAAAGGTTCATCATAAAACACttctatattttcttctttttgttttagCAAGAGGCAAAGTCAAATGTAGcagctaaaaaaaaaaatcaaatttgccAGATTAGAACAACCTGTATGCAACAAATAACCACATCATTTTTTCTGTTCTAGGCCTGCAACGAAATGGAAAGAGCTGCAGATTGAGGTGGATCAATTACCTGAGGCCAGGACTAAAGCACAGTGATTTTACTCCTGAAGAGGAGAGAATAGTTATGAAACTTCACACCCTTTTGGGCAATAAGTAAGTTTTCAGATCAAGAACTGGATGGCATCTTTCATTTCAACCTTTTCTACAGAAGTCAGAACAGATTATTATTCAAGATCATCTTTTTCCAGAAATATATTAGCAAAGTTGACTTTTCAAGATCTTGCTACCAGTGCACTAAAATATGCCAAGAAAATGAATGAGTTTTGGCACTATCCGTCAACTTCTTTAGATATGTCTAGACTTCTGGTATAAACCAAGAACATATTGGTGCGCATGTCGCTTCTGGTGGTTGGACAATGTTTGATATTTCATCTCGTTATATTAATTGTTTGTCAATTCTAATTGAGTCACATCTTGCACTATAAGATATTGTCATTCATATTCTTTTGTAACAGTGGTTTTCTATATTCGATCGATAATAAAGtggaaatatttatttatattgttttcAATTACATGCAACAGAACATCTTTTTTTAttcctttatttttctttcttgagtGAAGGTTTAAGGCaattttgacaatggtatctcaGGTGGTCTCAAATAGCAATGCATCTACCAGGAAGAACTGATAATGAAGTAAAGAACCATTGGAACACCCATCTCAAGAAGAAACTGGTAAAGATCGAAGGATCAAGCTCACATGCCTCCATGACCAAATCTCTAGAATCAGACAGCCAGTGTCCAAAACTGGAAAAATTAATAGATGAGAACAGTAACCAAATCTCACTTTCAGAATCCTCAGATTCATTGAAATCAGTGTCCCCAACACCATGCCAATCAATACATGTTACCAACCATGCCCCCTTCCCTAAAATCCTATTTGCAGATTGGTTACCAATGTTCAGTGGCAATGACCAGAGCTCATCAGCTCCAGAATCTGATAGAGTGAACTGCCAACAGGAATCGACTCTGAACTCTGAGGTTCTTAGTCCCAAACTTATGCAGTTTGACACGATATTTACTGAAGTTTTCCTTCATGGATTTGAAGATGCAAGCATCTGTGGAGGATTTAAGCTACAGTTTGAGCCCGTAGAACAATTTTTTGGTTTCCATGATCAAGCTTACACCGGTTTGGAGCTGAACCATGACATGTTTGTTAATCTGTAGGTGAAGGTCATATATGTTTCAAAATTCACGAAATTTTGTATATAAGACATTGCTATGTAGTTGATCCTATTATGAGGAAGCACTTTTACTTgtttatttcattttttcttcACATGAACCTGATGACATGCCCTTGTTTGTTCCCTTCTCAAATAAAAAATTGTCAGCATCAGTAGCTAAACTGGTTTGTTgattgttctttctttctttcttgcgaAGTAGTTGAATTAATTCAAGAATAGGATAACGGATGAGCATATGCCTTTTGCATCATTTTCCTATCCTCCTTAGCAAGCTACAATCTTTTTCTCAAGCCATACTTACTAGGATAGCTTTAATTCGTTTACTTTATCCATGGACCATGATCAACTCAACTCCACCTATTCTAGGGTTCCATGTTTCATCATTATGGTCTACTCATTCTGTCTTTCTTAGAATAGACTACTAGTAGGAGAACTATCTTCCTAAATTCTAACTACAAAGAAACATAAGGAATAAATAGATGGAAGTGCTATACATGGATGCAAAATATTCCAGTATGCTAATGGCCTAAGAGAAAGAGCCAATTATCTGATGTTGACTCACCAAAGTAGCAAGTTCTTTTGTTCAGAATACCAG
Protein-coding sequences here:
- the LOC135605709 gene encoding transcription factor LAF1-like, which encodes MVASKNCLVMGCKACEKPKVSYKKGLWSPDEDQRLRDFILKHGHGCWSSVPARAGLQRNGKSCRLRWINYLRPGLKHSDFTPEEERIVMKLHTLLGNKWSQIAMHLPGRTDNEVKNHWNTHLKKKLVKIEGSSSHASMTKSLESDSQCPKLEKLIDENSNQISLSESSDSLKSVSPTPCQSIHVTNHAPFPKILFADWLPMFSGNDQSSSAPESDRVNCQQESTLNSEVLSPKLMQFDTIFTEVFLHGFEDASICGGFKLQFEPVEQFFGFHDQAYTGLELNHDMFVNL